A stretch of DNA from Actinomycetota bacterium:
ACCGGTGGGCCTCCGAGATCCACGACGGGCTCACGCAGGTCGTGACCACCGCCGTGCTCGAGCTGGAGGCGATGGGGCAGCGGATCGAGCGCGACCCTCAGGGAGCCATCGAGACGCTCACCGCAACCAAGGCGGAGATCCGCAAGTCGCTCTCGGAGCTCCGCGGAGTGCTCTTCGATCTGTCCCGGGAGGGAGGATCGGGCGGCTCCAGCTCGCTGGAGCCGCTGGCAAAGTACGTGGACGACGTGGTCCAGCGCTGGAGGCTGCCGGCCCGGGTATCGGTGGAGGGAGACCTCCCCGAGGTGCCGCGGCCGGTCCTGGCGGCGGCCTACGTCGTGATCAGGGAGTCGCTCGCCAACGCGGCCAAGCACGCGTCGCCGGCGAGCGTCAGCGTCAAGGTACGAACGACCTCCGACGAAGTTGTCGTGGAGGTCGGGGACACCGGCCGGGGGTTTGTCGCTTTCGATGCGCCGTCACGCGCGCGGGCCCGTGGCCACTTCGGCCTCGACATGATGAAGAGGCGAGTGGCCGAGGTCGGGGGGACGCTGGACATCCAGTCGACCCCCGGCGAGGGCACGCGTGTGGTGGCGCGCCTGCCGGTGCGAGGAGGGGAATCGTGAAAGTCCTGCTGGTCGACGACCACACGCTGGTCCGTCGCGGGCTCGCGTACGTCGTGAAGAACTGCCTTCCGGAAGCCGAGGTCAGGGAGGCCGAGGGGACCGACGAGGCGATCGAGATGCTCAAGATGGAAACCGTCGACGTGGCCCTCGTCGACATACGGATGCCGGGCCGGGACGGCCTGGAACTGCTTCGCGAGATCAAGTCCACCTGGCCCGAGATCGCGGTGATCATCCTCTCGACGTACGACACCGCGAACTACGTGAAAGCCGCGCTGGGCGAGGGCGCCGACGGCTACATGCTGAAGGACGCCAGCCCCGAGGACCTGGACCAGGCCATCCGTGTGGCCATCTCCGGCGGGGGGAACGTCCTGTCGGCCCGGGCCATCCGCAGCTTGTTCGAGGACACCGGGGAACGGCACGAGGTCGACAAGGACAGGTCCCAGCGCCCGGAGAGCCTCACGCAGCGAGAGACCGACATCCTGGCGCATCTGTCCGAGGGGCGGAGCAACCGCGAGATCGCCCGGTCCCTGTTCCTCTCCGAGAAGACGGTGAAGGCCCACCTGGCCGCGGTGTTCCGCAAGCTGGGAGTGGCCAACCGGACCCAGGCGGCGATGGCCGCGGTGAGCATGGGCATCGGCCCACGCCGGTTTGGACCCAACGACGAGGACGAGCCGGCCGAACGCGTCGCCGGCTGGCGAGCATGACCTGAGGTTGGATCGAAGATCACGAAGATCACGAGGATCACGAAGATCGCAAGGAGCGGCCCCCGATGAGTGACAAAGACCAGTCCAAGCGCGGAATCCTGGCCAGCCTGCTCGGCCTGTTCGGCGAGGAAGAGGAGACCGAGGGGAGGCAGACCGGCTTCGAGACCCTGGAAGAGCGCGCCCGAACGGAGGCGAGTTCGCCGGAGCCGTCCGAGCCAGAGGCGCCTCCCGCGCCGCGATACGAGCCGCCCGCCGCCCCCCCCGTGCCGGGTGAGCAGCCGGTGGTCCGGGAGTCCTACGAGCCAGGGTGGTATGCGGTCTCCTCGTCCCAGTGGTCTCCCCCGCAGGACGATCCGCACGTCGAGTCCGAGCCGGAGCCGCCGGCCGAACCCCTGGAGCCCGTGAGGAGATTCGTCCCGGGCGACGTATTCCCGAAGAAGAGCGCATCCGCGACGGCGTCCATCGAGCCGGTGGCCGTCCCGGAGCCGATCGAGCACCCCGTTTCGGCCCAGGTCGAGATGTCGTCCCCGGAAGCCGGCGTCGCGATCCCGGAGCCCGAGGCTCCCCCGGTGGCGACGTTCTCCTACGGGCCTCCGGTCGGAGCGGATGAACACGCTGACTGGGAGGCCGCGGAACCACAGAGGTACGCCGAAGAGCCCAGCCTCGAGATGGCGGAGCCAGCCTTCGAAGCATCGGAGCCGGCGTTCGAGCCATCGGAGCCCGAGCCCCAGGTCAAGGAGCCGGAGCCGGAGCCGGAGCCGGAACCCGAACCCGAACCGCAGCCTGAGCTCGAACAGGCGGAGACCGAGCCCCAGCCGGAGTGGGAGCCCGAGCCGGCGGTGGCAACCCCGGCGCCTGCCCCCGTTTCCGCCGGCCTGTTCTCGCGGGCCGCGTCCGACCGACGCGACGCCCTGCGAGCCCTGGTGGACCGAGGTGTCCAGGACGAGGACGTGGACAGCCTGGCCCGGTTGCTGACCGACCCTGAGCGCGACATCCGGCGCGAGGCCATCGAGGCGCTCACGCAACGGGCCGACCGGGTCGACGCGGCCACCGTCCGCCAGGCCCTGCTCGATCCGACCGACGAGGTCCGAGCCGCCGCGGTTCGCCTGGCTGGGGCCCGGCCGTTCAACGACGTGCCCGAGGTCCTCCCGGTGGTGGCCTCTCGCCACTGGCCGCTGTCCCAGCAGGCGGCGCTGTCCGCGGTCCCCGACCTGGTGGCCCGGGCCGGACCGGACGAGGCCGGCCTGACGTCGCTGCTCGCGGCGGTTGGCGGGATGGACTCGCAACCCGTGGAGGCCGAACGGGCGGGGTTCACGGCCTTGGCCGACGTCATCGGTCCCCGCCGCCTGACCGAGGCCCTGGGCCGCGGTGGAAGCGAAGGACTGGGAGCCGCTCGCCTGCTGGTCGAGGAGGGTTCCACCGAGTCGCTCCGGGCCGTGGCGGCCCGGTCGGACGGCGACGAGGACATGCAGAACGTGGCCCAGATGGCAGCCGACCTGCTGGGCGAAGAGGCACTGCCAGAGCAGGAGGTTCCCATGGAGACGGACACGTCGTTGGAGACGAGGGCGGCCGAGCCGGAGACCACCCCAAATGCGCAGACGGAGATGGTCGCGGGCCTGGCCCGGGCCCTCCACGACCCGGACCAGGTGGTACGAGACCGGGCCCGCGAGGCGCTGGCCGGCCTGGGCCCGGAGATGCTCGAGGGATGGGTGCACGAGGCGCTGGGCGGTCGCGACACCGAGCAGGCGTCGCTGGCCGCGGAGGTGGCCGGTGCGGCGATGATGGCCGGGTTCGCTCCGCAGATCCTGGAGCGTGCGGCTGATCTCGCCCCCGAGGCGCGCGGCCCGTTCGTCCGGGCCCTGTCCAGCTTCGAGCTCAATGCCGCCGGCATGGTGGGGCTGGTCCACTCGGTGGACTCGTCGCGCCGGCCGGAGGCCATCCGGGTGGTGTGGCAGGTGGCTGGGCGCCCCGCCCTGCCCCATTTCCGTGAGCTGCTGGACGATTCCCAGGCTGCCGTGCGGGTGGCCGTGCTGGATGCGTTCGGCGAGTCCGGCGATCCCACCGCCATCGAGGTGGCCGCCGGCATGCTGGAGCGCGACTCCTCGCCGGTGGTCCGGGCCACCGCCATCCAGGTCATCGGGCGGGCGGGCCTCGACCAGCGGGAAGCCGCGCTGGCCCAGGCCCTGACCGACCCCGACCCCGACGTCCGGGCCACGGCGGTCGAGGTGCTGCCCGCCGGCATGGGGGCCCGGGCCGGACAGCTCCTGCTGGACGCGCTCTCCGACCAGGACGAGCGGGTGTGGCGGGCCGCGATCCGGCACCTCGCGTCCCTGCCGGAGCGAGACCGCGCCGTGGCGTGGCTGGCCATCCTGCGGTGCCCCGAGAGCAGGCGGGAGGAGCTCGTGTCCACGCTGGAGCGCAACAGCGCCGAGGCGCTGGCCCTGCTGGCCATGGACCACATGTCCTCGCCCGACGCCGCGGAACGCGCCCTGGCGTTGACCCTGGCCGGCCGGGCCGGGAGGCCGGAGAGCGTTCGTGGCATCGCGGGCGCGCTCCAGGACCCCACGCCGCAGGTCCGCCGGGTCGCCGCTCGGGCTTTGACCTCGGTTCGCTCGAGCGACGCCATCCCGGCACTGGCCCGGGCGCTGTCCGACCCCGACCTGGAGGTCCGGATCGCGTCCGTCCAGGCCCTGTCCATGATCGACGACGACGACGTGCTCGACCCCCTGATCACGGCGCTCAAGGACCCCGAGGTGCGGGTCCGCGAGGTGGCCGGGGAAGCGCTGGTCCGGTGGCGTTCGCCCGCCGTGGCGCGGCGCCTGGCCGTGGCGCTCTCCTCGCCGTCGCTCCGCCGGCCTGTCGGCGAGGTCCTCAAGCGCATGGGGACCGCCGCGGTCGACCCGCTGGTGGACATCCTCCTCGACGACGACAGCGACCTCTCCGCCACCGTGGGCCAGCTCCTCCAGGACCTGGTCGGTCCCGACCCGTTCCTGGACCGGCTGTCGTCCATGGACGCGGACGAGCGCATGCGCGCGGTCGAGGTGCTCGGTGCGCTGGGCGGCGATCGGGCCCTGGAAGGGATGATCCGGACGCTGTCGGACCCCGTGGAGCAGGTCCGGATCCGGGCGGTGACCCTGCTCGGCGAAACGGGATCCCCCCGGGCGTTCGAGGCGGTCAAGCAGACCTTCCTGTCCGACCCCGTGCTCGAGGTGGTCGCGGCGGCCGAGGAGGCCCTGCGGCGGCTCCAGCCGGGCGACGAAGGCGTGTCCCCTTAGGAATCCCCCGGCCGGGGAACCGGCGACAGCCTTAGGGCTGAGTGGGGCCCGTTCGGCCTAGCACTCCGCTCCATTCGGAGGATGCTCGGGGGGCGCCGGCGGCCTAGGCTGCACCAATGCGGGGACATGCGTCACGGGGAACGCTCCCGGAGCGGAGAACCGGGAGCGATCGCCTCAGGGTCCTGCTGGCCACGGAAGGGTTCCCGGACACCCGGGTCGGCCCCGGCGACGTGGCCGAGACCCTTGTCCACAACCTCCCCGAGGTGGAATTCGTCGTTTGGAGCCTGGTCCCCGGGCCCTCCCCGGATCAGGCCCGCGAGCTACCACCCAACGTTTCGTCCCTTCTGGAGGTCCCGGTCGCGCCGGGCCGGGAGCCCCCGGCTGCCAGCGGCCCCCGCCCGCGAGGCGGGCGAGCGAGCCGGAAGACCGCCCGGGTCACCGATCGAGAGGTGGAACGGGCCTTCGTCCCCCTGTTCCACGAGCTGCTCGACGAGTTCACCACCAGTCGCTTCGACCCCGATCGCTTCGGCCGGCTGCTGTCGGCGCTGCGGGTTCACTTCGAGGCGTGGGACTACCGGACCACCTGGCGCTCCCGCGCGGTGTGGGACGCGTTCCGGGAGCGGGCGGTCTCGGCCGACCAGGTCCTCGGGGATCAACGCGACGGCACCCTGATCGGGTCGGCGTGGGCCTTCCCGGGGGAATCCGAGAGCGCGTTCGGCAACGACGCGCCCACGGTCGGCGAGACCAGGGAGGCCCTGCGCTTCCTGTACCGGTCCCTGTGGCCAGTGACCGCCGAGCTTCCCGTCACCGACCTGACGCACGCCGTCTCCGGTGGCCTGTGCTCCATCCCCGGCATCCTCGCGAAGATCGAGCGGGAGACGCCCTTCCTGCTGACAGAGCCGACGCTCTTCCTGCGCGAGCAGTACCTGGCCCTGTCGCGAGAAGGGCTGCCCTTCGCGCTGAAGCGCCTCCTGCTCCGGTTCTCGAGCGCCCTGGCCCAGACCGCCTACCACCTTGCCGACCGGGTGGCGCCAGTGTGCGAGTGGGGCGGACAGTGGGAGCGGACCTACGGCGTGCCCGCCGGTCGCATCGACGTCATCTACCCGGGGGTGGACGGCGAGACCTTCCGGCCCATGCCCGTGAGCCGCTCGCCCCGGCCGACCGTGGTCTCGTTCTCGCCGGTGGCGCCAGCCGAGGACCAGCAGACCCTGCTGGAGGTGGCCGACCGGGTCCGCCGGGAGGTCCCCGACGTGCTGTTCCTGCACCACGGGCCGGTGGCCGACCAGGCCTACTCGGAACGGGTCCGGGCCATGTGCAAGGAGCGTCTCCTCGAGGCCACGGTGAAGTTCATGGGGCCCACCGAGCGTGTGGCCGCCACCTTCAACGCCGCCGACGTCACGCTGTCGACCTCGACGTGGGAGGGCTTCCCGCTGACGGTGATCCAGTCCCTGGCCTGCGGCACGCCGGTGGTCGCGACCGAGGTGGGCGGGATCCACGAGGCGCTCGACGGCCCGGGACTGACCGCTCCTGCCGGCGACGCGGAGCGCCTCGCGGAGGCCGTGGTGGCCATCCTGTGCCTCCCGGCCGACCAGCGGGAGATGCTGAAGGAGGCCGCCCGGAGCTCCGCGCTCCAGAAGTTCGGATTGCCCGCGTTCGTCGACCGGTACCGGGCCGAGTACCAAGCGCTGGCCGGCATGCCCGCGGAAGAGGAGGCGGAGGCGGAGGCGGAGGCGGTGGCGCCCACTCGGAGAGAGGAAATGCCCGTGACGGTCCTGGTGACGGATGGCGAGGAAGTGGCTGCGCCGGCTCTTGCGCTGATCCCTCCCCCACCGCCCATGCCGGTTCCGGCGGAAGCCGCGGCGGAGGCCGCGGCGGAGGCCCCGGCGGCCGCATCCGGCCCCGCGCCCGACCAGGTTCCGACCATCCCGTCGCCCGTCCCGGAGGTGCCGGAAGTGGAGGAGGTGCCGTCCACCCCGCTGCATCGGCCTGCGGCCGCCTCCGTGCCGGCCGAGCGATCGGGGTCGGGCCGGACACCGCTGCTGTGGGAAGTGCCGGCCCCCGAACTCACGGGCCGCGGCAACGGGTTCGCGCCGCATTCCTCCGGCGACCATGCGTTGGGGCCCCCTCCCTCGAGGGACCTGCGCTTCGCGCCCCACCGCTCCGGGGACGTCTGGCTCGAGCCGGGCTCGTCCCTTCCCACAGACTCCGACCCGGAGCCGGCCGAGCCGCTCCACTCCGTCCCGGAGCCCGCCGAACACGATTCGGTCCCGGAGGCACCCCAGCCCGTTCCGTCCGGTCCTGCCCCGTTCGAGACGGCCGGTCCAGCTCAGCTCCCCCGCCCGCCCACGTCGGTCCCGAACGGGATGGGATCGGAGGAGCTGCGGCGGGCTCTCCAGGACGACGACCCCTTCGCCCGGGCGGGAGCGCTCAGCCGGGCGGGCGACAGCGAGGACGTCCTGGAGGTCGTGGCGGAAGCGCTCGCCGACGACTACCCGCAGGTGCGGCGAGAAGCCGTCCGGGCCCTCCGGCGAATCGGGGGCCCGCTGTCCGGCCGAGCCCTCGCCGACACGCTCGCCAACGATCCCTCCTCCGAGGTCCGCGAGGAAGCGGTGGCCGCCCTCGCTGCGCTGCTCGCGCGTAGGATCCGGAGGCAGGAGAGCGGGGCGTGACGGGACTCGCACTCGAGGGACTCACCGAGAGGATCACGGACTGGGCGGGGAGGCTGGAGGGCCCCGCGGAGGCCGCCGCGCTCATCGAATCGCTTCATGTAAAGGACGATCGGGGGCGCCCGCTTGCCCCGGAACAGGCCCACGAGCTGGGCACCCTGGTGTTCGAACACCAGACCCTGGACCCGCCGGCATCACGGCGGGCCATCGAGGTCGAGGAGTCCCGGCGACGGGCCTGGCTGGAACGCCGCGCGGCGCTCGGTGTCGCCGGGCCGTCGCGCCAACCCGCCCTCGTCCTGCCGGCGGTACTCGTCCTCGCCTCGGTTCCCGTGCTCACGCTTCCGTGGTGGACGGGAGGCCGCGCGGCTCCGGCGAAGGCCACCGCGATCGGGCTGGGGGCGCTGGCCGCCACCGCCGTCGCGGGAGGATTCCGGTTCGTCCTGCACCGAATCGTCTCGGACTCGTCAGGGTCGAACCCGAGGGCCGCCCTTGGCCGCTGGGTGCGCACGACCGCGCGGCAGGCCGCGACGACCGCGGTGGCCGGCCTGGCCCTGTGGGGCATCCTGGTTTCGGTCCCCACGATCCCTCAGCCCCAGGTGGGCCGGGCCCTCCTCGCCTACACCACCCTCTCGGTGCTGTGGGCATCGCTTGGGGTGGGAGCGGCACTGGGCCGGCTTCGCCGGTCCTCCCCCCGAGCGACGACGGAGCGACGGCCCACCGTTCCCAGCGCGGACGCGCCGCGCAGAACGGCCGTGCTCTTCGCGTACGGGCTGGCCCTGGCGACGTTCCTCATGGCCGATCGCCTCATGGCGTGGGCTGGGACGCCCCACCGACGATCGCTGCACCTGTGGTTTCGGGCGGACTACGAGCTCGCGTTGGGAGTGGCCTTGCTCTGCTCGCTGCCGGCCTTCGTGGTGGTGGCCGCGGCCGGGCGCCAGATGGTCCGGCTCGTAGCCAGGGCGGCGTTCGTGTGCCCCCTGCCGCGGCGGGACCAGATCTCGGCCCGGCTGGGGTCCTCGCTCCGGCGAACCGCGCGGCGGCTGGCTGTGGTCGGGGTGGCCGGCGCGATCGCGGGGGCCGTGGGACTCGGGATGCTGGGGCGCGTCGTTCCGTCCGTCGGCCCGCTGGTGACCGCCCGATCCCTGGCCGTATTCGGCGCCGCGATGGTGAGCTACGTGCTGCTTGCCTGGTCGCTGCTGAACCAGGGCCTCGCGTTCGCGCTGTCGCGTGAAGACTTCGCGCTGTGGGCTGTGGCCCCGGCCCTGCTGGTCGACCTCGCCGTCGGCATCGGCCTGGGCCACTTCGTCGCGTACCGGCTCGCCGTGCTCGGGCTGTTGGCGGGAGCGGTGGTGTGCAGCGCGCTCTCCACACGGTTCGGACGGACCTTCGTTCGAGACGCCGACTACCTCTTCTACGCGGGGTTCTGACATTCCGCTGCGATCCCCGTAGCGCCGTCAACCCTCCGAGGAAGCCGAGCCGTTCGACACCTCGACCCACCGTTCCAGCACCCCAGCGGCCGCTCCCGAATCGATGGACCCCTCGGCGACCTCCACGCCCAGCCGGAGGTCCCCGGCCCGGTCCGCCACCACCAGCGCCGCGGCGGCATTCAACAGCACCACGTCCCGGGGCGGGCCCGGCTCTCCAGCCAGCACGGCGCGAGCGATGGCCACGTTGCGCTCGACGTCGCCGCCCCGGAGGTCCTCGGGGTCGGCCCGCGGTAGGCCGGCTTCCTCCGGGTCCAGCTCGAACTCCAGGAACTCTCCCTCGTCGATCCGGTACACGGTGGAGGGGCCGGTCGTGGTCAGCTCGTCCAGCCCGTCGCCCCCCCGGAACACCATGGCCCGCACGCCCCGGCGCGCCAGCACCTCGGCCACCAGGGGCAGCATGCGGGGGTCCGAGACGCCAACGATCTGCGCCACGGGTCGGGCCGGGTTCGTCAGCGGGCCCAGGAAGTTAAAGGCGGTCGGGACCCGGAGCTCCCGGCGCACCCCCGCCGCATGCGCGGCAGCCGGATGGAACACCGGCGCGAACATGAACCCGATCCCGGCCTCCTCCAGGCACCGCTCGACGCCGCGAGGCCCGAGGTCGATCCTCACGCCGAGGGCCTCCAGCAGGTCAGCCGAGCCGCACCGGGATGACGCCGCCCGATTCCCGTGCTTGGCCACGGCCAGCCCGGCTCCCGCGCACACGATCGCCCCCAGCGTGGAGACGTTCAGCGTGCCGGCGCGATCTCCCCCGGTCCCGCACGTGTCGGCCACGGGCCCGGGAGCCCGGACCGGCTGGGCGAATTCCAGGGTGGTGTCGGCCAGCCCCTCGAGCTCCTCCGTGGTCTCGCCCTTCGTGCGCAGGGCCATCAGGAAGCCGGCGATCTGGGCCTGGGTGGCCATGCCCTGCATGATCACCCGCATGGCCTGGCCGGCCTCCTGCTTGGTGAGGGACTCCTGGGCCGTGAGGCGGCCCAGGATGGTCGGCCAGAACGTCGGGCTCGGCTCGCCGGCGGGGGTGGAAGCGCTCACCCGCGAGTCCTCGTACCGCTGTCCATGGGA
This window harbors:
- the trpD gene encoding anthranilate phosphoribosyltransferase — protein: MSASTPAGEPSPTFWPTILGRLTAQESLTKQEAGQAMRVIMQGMATQAQIAGFLMALRTKGETTEELEGLADTTLEFAQPVRAPGPVADTCGTGGDRAGTLNVSTLGAIVCAGAGLAVAKHGNRAASSRCGSADLLEALGVRIDLGPRGVERCLEEAGIGFMFAPVFHPAAAHAAGVRRELRVPTAFNFLGPLTNPARPVAQIVGVSDPRMLPLVAEVLARRGVRAMVFRGGDGLDELTTTGPSTVYRIDEGEFLEFELDPEEAGLPRADPEDLRGGDVERNVAIARAVLAGEPGPPRDVVLLNAAAALVVADRAGDLRLGVEVAEGSIDSGAAAGVLERWVEVSNGSASSEG
- a CDS encoding HEAT repeat domain-containing protein codes for the protein MSDKDQSKRGILASLLGLFGEEEETEGRQTGFETLEERARTEASSPEPSEPEAPPAPRYEPPAAPPVPGEQPVVRESYEPGWYAVSSSQWSPPQDDPHVESEPEPPAEPLEPVRRFVPGDVFPKKSASATASIEPVAVPEPIEHPVSAQVEMSSPEAGVAIPEPEAPPVATFSYGPPVGADEHADWEAAEPQRYAEEPSLEMAEPAFEASEPAFEPSEPEPQVKEPEPEPEPEPEPEPQPELEQAETEPQPEWEPEPAVATPAPAPVSAGLFSRAASDRRDALRALVDRGVQDEDVDSLARLLTDPERDIRREAIEALTQRADRVDAATVRQALLDPTDEVRAAAVRLAGARPFNDVPEVLPVVASRHWPLSQQAALSAVPDLVARAGPDEAGLTSLLAAVGGMDSQPVEAERAGFTALADVIGPRRLTEALGRGGSEGLGAARLLVEEGSTESLRAVAARSDGDEDMQNVAQMAADLLGEEALPEQEVPMETDTSLETRAAEPETTPNAQTEMVAGLARALHDPDQVVRDRAREALAGLGPEMLEGWVHEALGGRDTEQASLAAEVAGAAMMAGFAPQILERAADLAPEARGPFVRALSSFELNAAGMVGLVHSVDSSRRPEAIRVVWQVAGRPALPHFRELLDDSQAAVRVAVLDAFGESGDPTAIEVAAGMLERDSSPVVRATAIQVIGRAGLDQREAALAQALTDPDPDVRATAVEVLPAGMGARAGQLLLDALSDQDERVWRAAIRHLASLPERDRAVAWLAILRCPESRREELVSTLERNSAEALALLAMDHMSSPDAAERALALTLAGRAGRPESVRGIAGALQDPTPQVRRVAARALTSVRSSDAIPALARALSDPDLEVRIASVQALSMIDDDDVLDPLITALKDPEVRVREVAGEALVRWRSPAVARRLAVALSSPSLRRPVGEVLKRMGTAAVDPLVDILLDDDSDLSATVGQLLQDLVGPDPFLDRLSSMDADERMRAVEVLGALGGDRALEGMIRTLSDPVEQVRIRAVTLLGETGSPRAFEAVKQTFLSDPVLEVVAAAEEALRRLQPGDEGVSP
- a CDS encoding HEAT repeat domain-containing protein codes for the protein MGSEELRRALQDDDPFARAGALSRAGDSEDVLEVVAEALADDYPQVRREAVRALRRIGGPLSGRALADTLANDPSSEVREEAVAALAALLARRIRRQESGA
- a CDS encoding response regulator transcription factor, translated to MKVLLVDDHTLVRRGLAYVVKNCLPEAEVREAEGTDEAIEMLKMETVDVALVDIRMPGRDGLELLREIKSTWPEIAVIILSTYDTANYVKAALGEGADGYMLKDASPEDLDQAIRVAISGGGNVLSARAIRSLFEDTGERHEVDKDRSQRPESLTQRETDILAHLSEGRSNREIARSLFLSEKTVKAHLAAVFRKLGVANRTQAAMAAVSMGIGPRRFGPNDEDEPAERVAGWRA